The sequence AACTGAATCATAAATCAACCCAAAACCAGATGATTTTCCTCCACCAAAATGAGTCCTGAATTTGAAAACAAAGATTGCGTTTGGGTCTTTCACCTCATACATCCTTGCCAATTTCTCCTTCAATTCAGCcttcacaaaaataataataatgatgtttaaaTATTATTGAAAAACAGCATAACACATAAAAAGAACAAAAATAAATACTTCATTTATTTAAACTGTAGTATATGAAAGTTATGTCATAGTAAATTTGAAATGAAGGTGCTAATATCTACAGTTACGAACCACATCTATATGTAAATGTAGCTGGTAGACAATACAATGACGACATACACTAATACCCCCGTGTGAAAAAAGTAATGTCTTATAGTAAAATTAGTTCTATATGACAATGTTCACTCAATTTACAAACACATGCACTATTTAACAAGCTAGCAATAGACCTAAATTTAGAAGGAAGATGATACATGTCCAAATGAACAACTTATTCTTGCAACAAGGTTTCTCTATGTACCACTAAATGCAATTAGATAATTCACTGCAAATATTATGCAAAGCATGTTACACCTTCATACCAATTTGTGAAAAAATGTATCACCTTTTGTAGAAACAGTAACTAAGTTAAAAATCATGACTAGAAACATAAACTACTTAaacgattataaaaaaaaaaaaaaaaaaaaggtttagaATTGGAGGTATAATTAGTAATTCTACTTTAAATTTTACACCTCTAACAAtaatttcacaaaaaaaaaaaaaaaaaaggtatgcACCAACCTTGGAAACATTTGCCCTTCCAGGATGAAGCACATCGATGACCtaaatcaacaaaaaaaaaaaaaggacgcATATATGCATTTAAAAAGACAAAAATTATCTTAATAAATACAATTAAAATTATTCTATATTCTATAATATAaatattttgcaaaaaaaaaaaaaaaaaaaaaaaaaaaaaaactaacaaaTTGCTTCCTTGAAAGAAGTCTATTAGTCATAAACTTCCTTGTACGGATAGTGACTGCCTTAGTGTCCGCCATTTCCACTCCTGCAAAcgcgaaaaaataaaaatattaattaattacttaattttaCATAATATAACAAAAGTACTAAAAAACTGAATTATATCTGACTGATAACAAATTCGAATTCTCAAGAATAGAATAAGTTATCTTAAATCTTAAAATCTTAAATATAGATAATATAACTAAATCTTAATTACTTTCAATCAGTTCATTATTAAAATATGTGAATTGAACAAACATACAGATGTAGTGTTTGTAAAAATTGAAAAATCAGACCTGCAAAAAGTTAACTCCGACGAGTGCAGCGGCAACGGCAGATGTGATGAGTCGACGGCTGATAAAATTGGAACCCTATCTAATGGTGTTTGTATTAAGGAGGATAGATGGGTTTTTGAAATATCATAAGTGGGCTTGTACTTATAAATTTTGGTTTGACCCTTATTGGGCTTCTTAAGCTGAACTGAAATAGGCCTAAATCCCCCAAATTCGGAATATGTTAAACAATATGCCCATAAAAATTTTGAAATTATAATAACTAGTAAAATAACATGTGGAAacacgggtttatttaaacgaaacagtttaataatatgttttaggtattaagtgaatgtaaatgttaaagtcatttagtttattgccccgtggaaccacggattccgattaagaaacttgtcgttgttttacaaacataaagttcgctcaaagttgaatatttatatttatatttttaataattattattatttttaataataataaatgccttttaaatttttttataaaaataaaattataatttaggagagattaatatttccttttataaaagattttgtattatttttttaattaaagtaatatataattatgacatcatcattatgaaaagtaaagggtaatttagcttaatgatgatgtcattattttagaTGTTTTAGACTATATAGAATATAGATGTCACCTACCACGAACCTACCATGCAAGATGCGTGTATGTTGGTACGTGATGCGTGTTAAACGAGCACTTAAGCATGACAAGCACGTGGTAACGCATCATGCACTAACCACCCATATTCACGCATGGTACGTGTTGCTCGTTTTAATAAGCCGcccaattgtgacgatcgctccaaatccatatggacgaacacgtcattcatcgatttcattgcgaggtatttgacctctatatgatacgttttgtaaacattgcatttttttgaaaaggcacaccataaatgaatgtttaaatcaaaggttttcgacatctgatgatttctacatatagacaatcaccgtaaataatagtttacaatagtaattccattgacaattcggtcaaaataagatacatggtgatgatttggtgaatgcaacgtttccttgataaatatgtgtgacaccgctgatttttttttttttttataaatacgtggcggaagcattaacgttaattaaaccattataataatataaacatatcataattacataaccaaaacagttgacagctagcatttaactaatacatatg comes from Rutidosis leptorrhynchoides isolate AG116_Rl617_1_P2 chromosome 4, CSIRO_AGI_Rlap_v1, whole genome shotgun sequence and encodes:
- the LOC139843304 gene encoding small ribosomal subunit protein eS24z, which gives rise to MADTKAVTIRTRKFMTNRLLSRKQFVIDVLHPGRANVSKAELKEKLARMYEVKDPNAIFVFKFRTHFGGGKSSGFGLIYDSVENAKKFEPKYRLVRNGLDTKVEKSRKQLKERKNRAKKIRGVKKTKAGDAAKKKK